ATACGAGAACCTTCCGCGTAAGGAACCTAAACgcaaaaaaaataataataatagttATATTACCGTGCATATACCTTATTCTCCTCCGGTCAAGAGTGACTGGCTGTTTGAAACTGTGAATGTTTTCAGCAAGAAAAAAACTAACAATGTATGCACCGGTCTGTTCAAAAACCAACAGAATCCCCTctttttttggaaaaaaggagGCAAGAGCATTGCCGAGTAATTTGTTGGCAAGAAAGCAAAGAGTAAAAAAAAATGACTAGGGAAAGATGGGGAAAAGCATGCATGTCATATCATGAGACCCTGAAATGTTAAGACCATGCCATGAAAATTATGGAGGCCAACTAATCGAATTAGTTCCAATTATGCCTGCTGTTCTCGAACGTCCATTGGTCAGTCAAATCAGTCATGACTTATTGTGCCTATTGATGTAGCGCTCTAGAGGAATTACTCATTGAAAGCGGCAGTGCAAATAGGAACAGTACCATTTTTTATGTATGGGTATAACAAATAGGATTACCAATATAAGTATAACAATGAAAACAACTTGTCTTCCCAAAAAAAAAGTGAAAACAGCTTGTCCTCTCAGACAAGAAGATGGCCACCAGTTTTTGACCGTTACCCTGTTGGTAATTGGTGTGTACATGCAATTCTTTAACAAGTCCTCGACGTCACGAGATAAGCCTAGTCACAAAGCCATTGGCGTTCGATTAAGGAATACAGTACTCCATTATCAATCAACAACTGTGGCGATAATGTTTGTGAGGTAATGGCCGGGCCCGCCGAGCCCAACGAGGCAAGAGATGGCGTGCGGCAACCAAAACCATTGGCAGCTTTGGCCTTCCACACCCACCCTGCTCCTCTTCCATCAGCAACGATGTGCTGCCAAGTACCAACACCTTCCTTGTTTGAGTCTTTGAAATATAGTTTAAATGGAAGTAGAATGCTGCCATGTCCATCTCCTATATATGTATACTTCTCAGCCTAGTGGAGGGCAGGAGTCCCCATTTGTAGTTTGGGGTAGGGACACCTTGCTTTTTTTTCACCAGAAACCAAAATGGCAGCCAGGATGCCTTGCCATCATCACCCTtcttccacctcctcctcctccatggcCATGATCAGCCCAAGGTCTGGCACAAGGAAGGCAGCCTTCAGGTTCAGCACCTCTGCACATGGCAGcagttcttcttcttcatcacaCCTCTCCTTAACTCCTGCGACAGACAACAACAAGGTAGGCACATACACATGGAGTAGAACATGATCAGCAGTTCTTCATTCGCATGCAGGAATACATGATAAAGAAAGTGTGCGCAGTGGCTTGATCTTGTTCTAATCTGGTCTTGTAACTGGTAGGTATTTGAGGATCAATTCAGAGGGATCCTCTGCTACAGAGATGAGAACGGGGAGATGATCTGCGAAGGGTATGACGAAGGGCCCAGGCTAGGAATAAGGTTGCCGGAGAAGGCCTGCTTCCCATGGTGAGCATCTGAATTTCTGAATATTCTGCATATTGGTTCTCGGTGTGTTGGCAACTGGCAAGGTTGAGAAACGGGTGATCTCTGATGCAAATATTTTGCATCTTTGTTCTACTGTTCTGTAATAACATGATTGGAAGAACTCCTGCCGGTTTCTTCAGGGAAAAAAAATCCTCCTTATGCTGTGATTTCTGATACTGTAGGCCCGTGGGAGTTCAGGTCACTGATTTCATCCAGCTGGCGACTCTTCAGGTTTTCGAGGACGTTGATGTTCTTTAGCTTAAGGGTGATCAGAAGAGGCAGCTCTGAGCGTGAAACTAATCATGTGAGCATAATTATGTAAAATGATGTTATGCAAGAATAAGTGCGTGTATGCAAGGTGTTGGACTTAGTTACTGATATTAGTTCGTCAGATTCTGTCCATAGCTTTGGGTTTCacataaaaagaaaaaaaattatattGTTCTCAGTGTACTGCTGAAGCAGACTCGCTTTACAGAATCACTTTCTGCAAGGATGACAATGTTTATAGCATAACTTCATGTGTGTAGAAATGAGAAAATGAGATCTAATATCTGATCAGGGAATGCCATATGCAACAAGTTTATTGGATTGCAGGAATACAGTTGCGGTTCACTGCAATATTTGACCTCTGTTGCTCATCTGACTGTGAATAGCACATTGTAGCAATGCGTTTCAGGCTTCAGCCGGCAACAGCATTTGCTGCTAATCTTTGGGAAGTTGGAAACACGCCAACAGGAAATAAATTACTTGAAAGAAAGGTTTCTGGTGTCGGTTGATGACCAGAATATTTCTGTCCTTTGTTAATGCCAGACCCTCATGGGGCCATGTGAGTCTGAAGCTGGAGGCGTTGTGAATGTCGACATCGTTGGAGACATCGGCGGGCCATCTCCTTATCCTTTCATACCTTGTCAGCATCAATTATCAGGCTCAAGAAGAAAGTCTTTTTGGCTTTAGCAAAGACTAGAGTTTCTAGAGTTTGTCGCGATTCCATTGGTTAGTCGTTGAAATTAAGGGTAATTATGTATGAACATATAATTAAATCCAGTTTGGAAGATAGAATTTCAAGAGTACACAGTTTTCAGCTCCTCTAGGGTTCAGAAAGTTTTCACTTGCTCCAAACAGGGGTTTCCTGAATGCGTAGTTTCACGAAACAATCATTTCCTATCCCATGGGAATCATAAGCGGCAAACAGAACAGGGCATGAATGAAAAAGGAAAATTTACAATTCAGAATGAGAGATGCTCTCCAACAGAACAAAACATTCCAGATCAGAACAGGAAGCCATTCCAATTCCACATTTCCACTGCACTGAAACACAAGCAAAACTTACTGACCCCTGATGGGTAAGCATAAGGTACACAGTAACTTGTAATTAACAGTTGCGTTCTTGAGATTTTACACAGCAAGGTTAATTCAGACGTCGTCGTCGTAGgggaaggaggtggcgccgagCCACTCGTCGCCGTAGATGAAGTTCTCGACGGCGAACTGGGCCGCCTCGTCGTAGTCCATCTGGCGCACGCCGGCCCAGCTCACGCGCCCCTCCGTGTCCGCGCCCGGCCCGCCGTTCCCGTACTCGCCGAAGAACACGGTGTCCCCGCGGCCGGGCTCGGCGCCGGGCCACTCGGCCCACCCTTCCCGGTCCACGATCTGGCCCAGGTAGGAGTCCATCACCGCGGCGCGCGCGTACGCGCCCCACGGCCGGCCCAGGAACGTGCGCGTGCCGGCGGGcaggggcgccgccgccgcgaccgtgCAGTTGTGCACGGCGATGCCGGTGTCCTCGTTGGGGTCGCCCCGGCCCTGCGCGGTGAGCACGACGGACTGGCCGGGCAGCGGCGCCCTGGCAAGGAGCGCGCAGCCCTGCAGCACGGCAGCGGCGTCGCCGAAGACGACGTCGACGGTGCCGGAGACGGCGCACTCGCGGTAGAACTGGCGGAACGAGTGCGCGTACAGCGCGTCCTGGTGCGCCTCCACGCCGCACCGGTACGTGGCGGCCAGGTCCGCGTTCACGCGCAGCGCCACCGCCtggcccgcgcccgcgcccgccgtgTTGCGGAACGTGACGTCGCGCGCCAGGAAGCCCTCGCCGGAGACGCCTGCCAGGATCACATGCGCGTAGTTTTGGCGTTAGTTCGGCCAGTGGCGATCAGCGAGCACGATGGCATGGCGTGGAGCACTGGTGTCACTCCCCGTCGGTGCCTGCGCCAGCGGCGCTCCTGGACATGGCCAAAAGGGGAGCAGTTTTGTCAGCGACTCCTTGTCGAATTGGCGAGGTCTCCATGGCCATGAGCGTCTCGTATCACGTGATCAGTTAGGAGAAACATCCGACTCAAACCTCTGGATCCTGGTCCCATCCCATGCATGCAGCCCTGCTCCCACATCGATCTAAAATTCTAAATCCTTCGTCAGGCTTAGACCCCATCCCTAATCTGGTCATGATCCATGGAACTAAACATGCCCTAGAATTATATTACTCGCATTATCTACTCTGTGTGTCTGACAGTCTGAAGACCACATGCTTCACACTGACACGTCGAGACCAGGCATGTGTGCCTGCATCGAGACATGCAAATGCACTGCACCGAAGAGACGCAAGGCGACGAGGCGTCTGCAATGCAGCTGCCGGCCGGGTCTGGCAGCAGGCAGCTACGACGGACTAGCGAGGGATGCTTGTGCTTCGCATCTTGCGAGGTGAATGAAATGTAAAATGTGTTCAGATAAGTGTTGTGGACTTGTGGTTAGGATGTTGATTTGATTTACCGAAGGTGGCCGTGCGGAAGGTGGTCCAGCCGCCGGCGGCGCTGCGGCTGCCGGTGATGACCGTCGTGTCGCGGCCCTCGCCGACGAGGGCGATGTTCGTCTTGTACGGCGGCACCTCCACGTTCTCCTCGTACATCCCGGCCTTCACCCGGATCACCGTCCTCGCCCGGCTGTTgttcggcgccgccgccaccgcctcccccaCCGTCCGGAAGTTCCCCGTCCCGTCCTTGGCCACCGTGATCACCGTGGCCGCCGGCTGGTCGGCGTTCCCACGGTCACCGTCGCCGTTGTTGCTGCTGTCATCGTCCACGctgtcgccgtcgtcgtcgtcatcctgGAGCAGCCGCCGGTTGTGAACTGCCTTGGCCACGGCGTTCGCGAAGCCGGCGGCcgacacgccgccgccccgggcgaCGAGGGCGAGCGAGTTGGAGACGTGCTCGTACGCGTCGTCGAGGGACGCGATGAGGCCGGCCACCCCCAGGCCGGCCGACGCGCCGGCGAGCCCGTCGAGGCAGGTGGCCTTGTTGGCGAGCGCGGCCGCGAGGTGCGCGCGCACGGCGGGGAGGCCCTCGCCGGGTGCCGCGAGCAGCGAGGCCGACCGCGAGAGCGAGGACAGCGACGCGGCGTGGAGCTCCTGGCAGTCCtgcgcggcgccgcggcggagcggggcgccCGCGGGGGAGGCGGACGGCGCGGAGAGCG
The genomic region above belongs to Panicum hallii strain FIL2 chromosome 4, PHallii_v3.1, whole genome shotgun sequence and contains:
- the LOC112888389 gene encoding uncharacterized protein LOC112888389, whose amino-acid sequence is MAARMPCHHHPSSTSSSSMAMISPRSGTRKAAFRFSTSAHGSSSSSSSHLSLTPATDNNKVFEDQFRGILCYRDENGEMICEGYDEGPRLGIRLPEKACFPWPVGVQVTDFIQLATLQVFEDVDVL
- the LOC112888388 gene encoding probable pectinesterase/pectinesterase inhibitor 12 — translated: MFSHSHTTHLTRTVSTAMAAALSPPLLLLAVLLLTTAGTIQCHGYKRHHHHQTDGTRRPNKAAAADGRPPADTAHHAICQKTPHPVSCLAAVASHLDAVASASAKAAEASAVSVQLLPANVLSVALASLRGAASALSSLSPAVSTLSAPSASPAGAPLRRGAAQDCQELHAASLSSLSRSASLLAAPGEGLPAVRAHLAAALANKATCLDGLAGASAGLGVAGLIASLDDAYEHVSNSLALVARGGGVSAAGFANAVAKAVHNRRLLQDDDDDGDSVDDDSSNNGDGDRGNADQPAATVITVAKDGTGNFRTVGEAVAAAPNNSRARTVIRVKAGMYEENVEVPPYKTNIALVGEGRDTTVITGSRSAAGGWTTFRTATFGVSGEGFLARDVTFRNTAGAGAGQAVALRVNADLAATYRCGVEAHQDALYAHSFRQFYRECAVSGTVDVVFGDAAAVLQGCALLARAPLPGQSVVLTAQGRGDPNEDTGIAVHNCTVAAAAPLPAGTRTFLGRPWGAYARAAVMDSYLGQIVDREGWAEWPGAEPGRGDTVFFGEYGNGGPGADTEGRVSWAGVRQMDYDEAAQFAVENFIYGDEWLGATSFPYDDDV